A stretch of the Streptomyces sp. NBC_01428 genome encodes the following:
- a CDS encoding cupin domain-containing protein, which translates to MPPSTEAPTTALGDARIITAAEFVFLPVAGADPTARTTVATPVSPAAGATHVTLHIVRVAAGESYTPEHSAAEENTVVVYSGTGTAAVGGNSRPVERGSAAYAPTGQALVLSADGAGMTAYVWRTPLAGAPVGGAPVLHSSLWDDTTQLRGFGGTGQIEATERRATMNFVFWPGNGSSRLCLHCGIQQPGETFSVHLHPDSDEAFIAFEGVGQMYLRDRWIDVSAGDVLYASPGVLHGARNPHTGSTARRFVTCGGPSPYDPALYSAAGYSSQVR; encoded by the coding sequence ATGCCCCCATCCACCGAAGCTCCCACCACCGCCCTCGGCGACGCCCGCATCATCACCGCTGCGGAGTTCGTGTTCCTCCCCGTCGCCGGGGCCGACCCCACCGCCCGCACCACGGTGGCGACCCCGGTCAGCCCGGCCGCCGGCGCCACCCACGTCACCCTCCACATCGTCCGGGTCGCCGCCGGTGAGTCGTACACCCCCGAGCACAGCGCGGCCGAGGAGAACACCGTCGTGGTGTACTCCGGCACCGGGACCGCCGCGGTCGGCGGTAACTCCCGTCCCGTGGAGCGCGGTTCGGCCGCCTACGCACCCACCGGCCAGGCGCTCGTCCTCAGCGCCGACGGCGCCGGAATGACCGCGTACGTGTGGCGCACCCCGCTCGCGGGAGCCCCCGTCGGCGGCGCGCCCGTCCTGCACTCCTCCCTCTGGGACGACACCACCCAGCTGCGCGGCTTCGGCGGGACGGGCCAGATCGAGGCCACCGAACGCCGCGCGACCATGAACTTCGTCTTCTGGCCCGGCAACGGCAGCAGCCGGCTGTGTCTGCACTGCGGCATCCAGCAGCCGGGCGAGACCTTCAGCGTGCACCTCCACCCCGACAGCGACGAGGCGTTCATCGCCTTCGAGGGCGTCGGCCAGATGTACCTGCGCGACCGCTGGATCGACGTCAGCGCGGGAGACGTGCTCTACGCGTCGCCCGGGGTCCTGCACGGCGCCCGCAACCCCCACACCGGTTCCACCGCCCGCCGCTTCGTCACGTGCGGTGGCCCCAGCCCCTACGACCCGGCGCTCTACTCCGCCGCCGGTTACTCCTCACAGGTCAGGTGA